The Microlunatus soli genome contains the following window.
CCGACCAGCGACCGACGAGCGGAGCGAGCAACGCGACCGTCGGATCAGAACTCATCGGGCAGTTCCCTCACTCGGACGCTGCACCGCTGCATTCATCGCCGCTCGGCGGCGGGCCTCACCTTCGCGCCGCAGTTTCATCCCGAACCGCATGCTGTAGTAGATCAGCCCGGCCAGCAGCACGAACGGCGCGATCTGGTTGACCGCGTACGCGGCGCCGTACGGCAGGATGAACACACAGATCGCCTTCACCAGCGCTTCGGCCAGGAAGCCGATCCCCCACACGTTGTTCAGCCAGATCTGGCTCCGGCGGAACTGCGGAATCGTGTCCCACAGCCGATACCACTGCCCTGCCCCTTCCTTGGTGCCGTCGGTGCCGAATTTCAACCCGAAGAAGAACATCAGCGGCTTGGGAAAGATCGGGATCGACGTGATCAGGATGACCAACCCGAAGCCACCGGTCAGCACACAATCCTTCAACAGCAGGGTCTTCGCGTCGTGGCTTCCGATGAAGCTGACACCGGCAGAGATCAGCAGGTTGATCAGGATGATGATCGCGACACCGTCGATCCTGCGGGTGCGAGCGAGACCGACCAGGGCTCCGACCACCGGTCCGATGCTGGCCACCAGATAGGCCACGAAGTCCGTGGCACCGAACTGGTGCTTGGCGATCTGGAAGATCGCGATGGCCAGACCGATGTCGAAGATCGCCGTCAGCAGCAGACTGATGATCATCG
Protein-coding sequences here:
- a CDS encoding VC0807 family protein → MENNTASAPGGARSFDRRSMIISLLLTAIFDIGLAIAIFQIAKHQFGATDFVAYLVASIGPVVGALVGLARTRRIDGVAIIILINLLISAGVSFIGSHDAKTLLLKDCVLTGGFGLVILITSIPIFPKPLMFFFGLKFGTDGTKEGAGQWYRLWDTIPQFRRSQIWLNNVWGIGFLAEALVKAICVFILPYGAAYAVNQIAPFVLLAGLIYYSMRFGMKLRREGEARRRAAMNAAVQRPSEGTAR